A stretch of Sulfurimonas autotrophica DSM 16294 DNA encodes these proteins:
- the rpoB gene encoding DNA-directed RNA polymerase subunit beta — MLNTLYSGNRLRVDFSKTPQEIEVPNLLQLQQSSYDTFLMLHAKNRSQSGIEKVFQSVFPIHDAQNRLTVEYIESEVTNPKYTVRECMERGLTYAVSLRMKTRLILWERDENTKEKLGVADIKEQSIFVRDIPLMTERTSFIINGVERVVVNQLHRSPGVIFKEEESSTAGNKLIYTGQIIPDRGSWLYFEYDPKDILYMRINKRRKVPVTIMFRALGYSKQDILKLFYPIQTIKIHDNMFSIDFNPKDYASRISYDLIDMNDKVLVSSGKRLSSKKAQKLLDDGVKEVQYPLEILLERYLAESIIDPETGEVLFDTMTHIDETKLKKMAEIGVTEFKIANDIAEGVDSSIINAFNADADSLKLLKQTEEIEDENDLAAIRIYKVMRPGEPVTKEAAKIFVNQLFFDPERYDLTQVGRMKMNHKLGMNIPEYVTVLTHEDIIESVKYVIKVKNGQGHLDDRDHLGNRRIRSIGELLGNELHNGLVKMQKAIRDKLSTMSGPMNELMPHDLINSKMITSTIMEFFSGGQLSQFMDQTNPLSEVTHKRRLSALGEGGLVKERAGFEVRDVHPTHYGRICPVETPEGQNIGLINTLAMYAKVNEHGFIEAPYKVMKDGKVTHEIVYLTATQEEGKMIAAASNKLDENGQFIEDLIAVRQDGEILLRDPKECEYADLSSQMVIGVAASLIPFLEHDDANRALMGSNMQRQAVPLLRANAPMVGTGIEKLVARDAWECVKAKRAGKIEKVDGKHIYVMGEEDGEIFIDYYPLQKNLRTNQNTSFTQKPIVKIGEMVEKGQIIADGPNMDQGELALGVNAMVAFMPWNGYNFEDAIVISERLIRQDAFTSVHIYEKEVEARELKHGVEEITRDIPNVRDDELAHLDESGIVKIGTTVSGGMILVGKVSPKGEVKPTPEERLLRAIFGEKAGHVVNKSLYCPPSMEGVVVDIKVFTKKGYDKDPRALELEKEERDYLEREHYDRLIMIDKEEMLRVTKLLTREPLQSDIKIGDTEYKAGDTINGDDLKEVNRFAMNAIVKSFSQEIQDEYNKTKNHFQKQKRIFRDEHEEKLTILEKDDILPNGVVKYVKIYIATKRHLKVGDKMAGRHGNKGIVSNIVPEVDMPYMEDGRSVDVCLNPLGVPSRMNIGQILEMHLGMAGRELGNQIQEQFEAKQKDFIDDLRAKMIEIADVAGMMHASKVIGEMDDETFLKYARDWSKGVKFATPIFEGTDAKEFEKLYELAKMDSDGKRVLYDGKTGEKMKERVNVGYMYILKLHHLVDEKIHARSTGPYSLVTQQPVGGKALFGGQRFGEMEVWALEAYGASAVLKEMLTIKSDDVDGRVRAYKALTKGELVPESGIPETLFVLTKELQALALDVEIMDEVEDDE, encoded by the coding sequence AAACTCGTCTTATCTTATGGGAAAGAGATGAAAATACAAAAGAAAAGCTTGGTGTAGCAGATATTAAGGAACAAAGTATATTTGTTCGTGATATTCCATTAATGACAGAAAGAACATCATTTATAATCAATGGTGTTGAACGTGTTGTTGTAAATCAACTTCACCGCTCACCGGGTGTTATTTTCAAAGAAGAAGAATCTTCTACAGCAGGAAATAAACTGATCTATACTGGTCAAATCATTCCAGACCGCGGTTCATGGTTGTATTTTGAATATGATCCTAAAGATATTCTTTACATGAGAATTAACAAACGCCGTAAAGTGCCTGTAACAATAATGTTCCGTGCTTTAGGCTATTCTAAACAAGATATTTTAAAACTGTTTTACCCAATTCAGACAATAAAAATACATGATAATATGTTCTCTATAGATTTCAACCCTAAAGATTATGCGTCACGTATCTCTTATGATTTGATTGATATGAATGACAAAGTACTAGTATCTTCAGGAAAAAGACTCTCATCTAAAAAAGCACAAAAGCTTTTAGATGACGGTGTAAAAGAAGTTCAATATCCACTAGAAATACTTTTAGAAAGATATCTTGCTGAATCGATTATTGACCCTGAAACCGGTGAAGTTCTTTTTGATACAATGACTCATATCGATGAGACTAAATTAAAGAAAATGGCTGAAATTGGTGTCACTGAGTTTAAAATCGCAAATGATATAGCAGAAGGTGTTGACAGTTCTATAATCAATGCATTCAATGCTGATGCAGATTCACTCAAACTTTTAAAGCAAACAGAAGAAATTGAAGATGAAAACGACTTAGCTGCGATTCGTATATATAAAGTTATGCGTCCGGGTGAGCCTGTTACAAAAGAGGCTGCAAAAATATTTGTAAATCAACTTTTCTTTGATCCTGAAAGATATGATTTGACTCAGGTTGGTCGTATGAAAATGAATCATAAGTTAGGAATGAATATTCCGGAATATGTAACAGTTTTAACACATGAAGATATTATTGAATCTGTGAAATATGTTATAAAAGTTAAAAACGGTCAGGGGCACTTAGATGACAGAGATCACTTAGGTAACCGTCGTATTCGTTCTATCGGTGAGCTTTTAGGAAACGAGTTACACAATGGTCTTGTAAAAATGCAAAAAGCGATTCGTGACAAACTCTCTACTATGAGTGGACCGATGAATGAGCTTATGCCGCATGATTTGATTAACTCAAAAATGATTACGTCTACAATTATGGAATTCTTTTCCGGTGGACAGCTTTCTCAGTTTATGGATCAAACGAATCCGCTCTCTGAGGTAACCCACAAACGTCGTCTTTCAGCACTCGGTGAAGGTGGTCTTGTTAAAGAGAGAGCCGGCTTTGAAGTGCGGGATGTTCACCCTACTCACTATGGTAGAATATGCCCGGTTGAGACTCCAGAGGGTCAAAATATCGGTCTTATCAATACACTTGCAATGTATGCAAAAGTAAATGAGCATGGTTTCATTGAAGCACCATACAAAGTTATGAAAGATGGAAAAGTTACACATGAAATTGTTTACCTGACTGCAACGCAGGAAGAGGGCAAAATGATTGCTGCTGCTTCAAATAAACTTGATGAAAATGGTCAGTTTATTGAAGACTTGATTGCTGTAAGACAAGATGGTGAAATTCTTTTAAGAGATCCAAAAGAGTGTGAATATGCTGACCTTTCTTCTCAAATGGTTATCGGTGTGGCAGCTTCTCTTATTCCATTCTTGGAACATGATGATGCCAACCGTGCACTTATGGGATCAAATATGCAGCGTCAGGCTGTCCCTCTTTTACGTGCAAATGCTCCAATGGTTGGAACAGGTATTGAAAAACTTGTTGCCCGTGATGCATGGGAGTGTGTAAAAGCAAAACGTGCAGGTAAAATAGAAAAAGTTGACGGAAAACACATCTATGTAATGGGTGAAGAAGATGGAGAAATTTTTATCGATTACTATCCATTACAAAAAAATCTTCGTACCAACCAAAATACATCATTTACACAAAAACCGATTGTAAAAATCGGAGAAATGGTAGAAAAAGGTCAAATAATTGCTGATGGTCCGAATATGGATCAGGGGGAACTTGCACTCGGTGTAAATGCTATGGTTGCCTTTATGCCATGGAATGGATACAACTTTGAGGATGCGATTGTTATCTCAGAGCGTTTAATTCGCCAAGATGCATTTACTTCAGTACATATTTATGAAAAAGAAGTCGAAGCACGTGAACTTAAACACGGTGTCGAAGAGATTACTCGTGACATTCCAAATGTGCGTGATGATGAATTGGCTCATTTAGATGAAAGCGGTATTGTTAAAATCGGTACAACTGTGAGTGGAGGTATGATTTTAGTAGGGAAAGTTTCTCCAAAAGGTGAAGTGAAGCCAACTCCTGAAGAGCGTCTTTTACGTGCAATTTTTGGTGAAAAAGCCGGACATGTTGTCAATAAATCACTCTACTGCCCACCGTCGATGGAGGGTGTTGTTGTAGATATTAAAGTATTTACGAAAAAAGGCTATGACAAAGATCCTCGTGCATTGGAACTTGAAAAAGAAGAGAGAGATTATTTAGAGCGTGAGCATTATGACAGACTTATCATGATTGATAAAGAAGAGATGCTTCGTGTTACAAAACTTTTAACTCGTGAACCATTGCAAAGTGACATTAAAATAGGTGATACTGAGTATAAAGCAGGAGACACAATTAATGGAGATGATTTAAAAGAAGTGAATCGTTTTGCTATGAATGCGATTGTTAAATCTTTTTCACAAGAGATACAGGATGAGTACAACAAAACGAAAAATCATTTCCAAAAGCAAAAAAGAATTTTTAGAGATGAGCATGAAGAAAAATTAACGATTTTAGAAAAAGATGACATCTTACCAAACGGTGTAGTGAAGTATGTAAAAATTTACATCGCTACAAAACGTCACCTCAAAGTCGGTGATAAAATGGCAGGTCGTCACGGAAATAAAGGTATCGTTTCAAATATTGTTCCGGAAGTTGATATGCCGTATATGGAAGACGGACGTAGTGTTGATGTGTGTCTGAATCCGCTTGGTGTACCTTCTCGTATGAATATCGGTCAGATTTTGGAGATGCACCTTGGTATGGCAGGACGTGAGCTTGGAAACCAGATTCAAGAGCAGTTTGAAGCAAAACAAAAAGATTTTATAGATGATCTTCGTGCAAAAATGATTGAAATAGCAGATGTAGCAGGAATGATGCATGCAAGCAAAGTAATCGGTGAAATGGATGATGAGACTTTCTTAAAATATGCAAGAGACTGGTCAAAAGGTGTGAAATTCGCAACACCTATTTTTGAAGGTACAGATGCAAAAGAGTTTGAAAAACTTTATGAACTGGCAAAAATGGACAGTGACGGTAAACGCGTTTTATATGATGGAAAAACGGGTGAGAAGATGAAAGAGCGTGTAAATGTCGGTTACATGTATATCTTGAAACTGCACCACTTGGTTGATGAAAAAATTCACGCACGTTCAACAGGACCATATTCACTTGTTACACAACAACCGGTCGGCGGTAAAGCACTCTTTGGTGGACAAAGATTTGGTGAGATGGAAGTCTGGGCTCTTGAAGCATATGGAGCATCAGCAGTTCTAAAAGAGATGTTGACTATCAAATCAGATGATGTTGATGGTCGTGTACGTGCGTATAAAGCACTTACAAAAGGTGAGTTAGTACCAGAATCTGGTATTCCTGAAACACTATTTGTATTAACAAAAGAGCTTCAAGCATTGGCTCTTGATGTAGAGATTATGGACGAGGTAGAAGACGATGAGTAA
- the rpoC gene encoding DNA-directed RNA polymerase subunit beta', protein MSKLVPVEVTEECRPKDIKQLQFRLASPEKVMSWSHGEVKKPETINYRTLKPERDGLFCAKIFGPVRDYECLCGKYKKMRYKGVVCEKCGVEVTSTKVRRTRMGHIELVTPVAHIWYVSSLPSRIGTLLGIKMKDLERVLYYEAYIVESGGEAYYDAEAKTPVLKYDVLNEEQYRTLVQRFGELGFKARMGGEVIRDLLDSIDLVDLFTNLKEAIGETKSEAKKKTINKRLKVIESFLNSGNNPAWMMLTVLPVLPPDLRPLVSLDGGKFAVSDVNDLYRRVINRNQRLKRLVELEAPEIIVRNEKRMLQESVDALFDNGRRANAVKGANKRPLKSLSEIIKGKQGRFRQNLLGKRVDFSGRSVIVVGPSLRMDECGLPKKMALELFKPHLIAKLEDKGYATTVKAAKKMIEDKTNEVWECLAEIVDGYPIMLNRAPTLHKLSIQAFHPKLIDGKAIQLHPLVCAAFNADFDGDQMAVHVPLSSAAIAEAKVLMLASMNILLPASGKAIATPSQDMVLGIYYISLEKTGVKGSNKLFANVDEIRIALEHNALDLHAKVRTRVDGRIIHTTAGRLLIKAILPDFVPAELWNKVMKKKVINEIVDYVQKHGGIGVTASFLDRLKDLGFKHATEAGVSISADDIRVPDMKPAKIAESKARVIEIQKQFEAGLLTEQERYNKIIDVWTDTNNTLAAEMMQLVQTDKDGFNSIHMMADSGARGSAAQIRQLAGMRGLMAKPSGDIIETPIISNFKEGLNVIEYFISTHGARKGLADTALKTANAGYLTRKLVDVAQNVKIVEHDCHTHEGIEISDIQDQNTLIESLEDRLNGRVLADDVIDPISNEILYAEGTLLDEVSAKVIAESGIKTAVIRTPTTCKSQEGVCALCYGVNLATGHIVRPGEAVGIVAAQSIGEPGTQLTLRTFHVGGTASSTAQERQVIAEKEGFIRYYNLKTYKNKEGKNIVANRRNAGVLLVEPKIKAPFAGTIEIQTIHDEVIISVKSDEETVRYSLRKMEIAKPNELAGVSGQIEGKYYFPHKNGEHVESLDSIVETIKDGWNVPSRIPYASELLVDDGAPVTKKILAKEEGTVKYFLLKGDYLERFEGLKSGYEVVEKGLFAAVIDANNREGVRHYIARGSVIVTDDNESVDRDIVIAKPSSDESVVIAEWDPYSNPIISEANGVVKYEDIIVGTTASEQLDELTGKTRLMINDHISSEYKPAIVLATEDGELLRYAVEPKSSVFVADGAEVKIADILAKTPKALQKSSDITGGLPRVSELFEGRRPKATALISEIDGVVSFGKPLRGKVRIIVSNADNGIVKEYFVDKSHEPVVNPGDFVHAGERLTTGILSSHELLRIMGVKALYNYLVSEVQQVYRSQGVNIADKHIEVIFTQMLRQVKIVKSGDTKFIEGDLVSKVKFAQENEKIIRLGGRPAIAEPFLVGITCAAVSADSIISAASFQDTTKVLTEAAVSAKVDNLENLKENVIIGRTIPVGTGIYKDQELEFVSEEE, encoded by the coding sequence ATGAGTAAATTAGTACCAGTAGAAGTAACAGAAGAGTGTAGACCAAAAGATATTAAACAACTACAATTCCGTTTGGCATCACCTGAAAAGGTTATGTCTTGGAGTCACGGTGAAGTTAAAAAACCTGAAACTATCAATTATCGTACTTTGAAGCCGGAGCGTGATGGACTGTTTTGTGCAAAAATATTCGGACCTGTAAGAGATTACGAGTGTCTTTGCGGTAAATATAAAAAGATGCGTTATAAGGGTGTTGTATGTGAAAAATGTGGTGTTGAAGTAACATCTACAAAAGTTCGCCGTACTCGTATGGGGCATATTGAACTTGTAACACCAGTAGCACATATTTGGTATGTAAGTTCACTTCCTTCAAGAATCGGTACACTCCTTGGTATCAAAATGAAAGATTTAGAACGTGTACTTTATTATGAAGCATATATTGTAGAGAGCGGCGGTGAGGCATATTATGATGCTGAAGCAAAAACTCCTGTACTTAAATATGATGTTTTAAATGAAGAGCAGTACCGTACACTTGTTCAGAGATTTGGTGAATTAGGCTTTAAAGCTCGTATGGGTGGTGAAGTAATCCGTGATTTACTTGATTCTATTGATTTGGTTGATCTGTTTACGAACTTAAAAGAAGCTATCGGTGAAACGAAATCTGAAGCGAAAAAGAAAACAATCAATAAGCGTTTAAAAGTTATTGAGTCATTTTTAAATTCAGGAAACAATCCTGCTTGGATGATGTTGACTGTTTTACCAGTACTTCCACCGGATTTACGTCCACTTGTAAGCCTTGACGGCGGTAAATTTGCTGTATCTGATGTAAATGATTTATATCGTCGTGTAATTAACCGTAATCAACGTCTCAAGCGTCTTGTTGAGCTTGAAGCACCTGAGATTATTGTAAGAAATGAAAAGCGTATGTTGCAAGAGTCTGTTGATGCACTTTTTGATAATGGTCGTCGTGCAAACGCAGTTAAAGGTGCAAATAAACGTCCACTTAAATCTTTAAGTGAAATTATCAAAGGGAAGCAGGGACGTTTCCGTCAAAACTTACTTGGTAAGCGTGTTGACTTCTCTGGGCGTTCTGTAATTGTTGTTGGACCATCTTTAAGAATGGATGAGTGTGGATTACCTAAAAAAATGGCTCTAGAGCTCTTTAAGCCGCATTTGATTGCAAAACTTGAAGATAAAGGGTATGCAACAACTGTTAAAGCTGCCAAAAAAATGATAGAAGACAAAACAAATGAAGTATGGGAATGTCTTGCTGAGATCGTTGACGGGTATCCAATTATGCTTAACCGTGCACCGACACTTCACAAACTTTCTATTCAAGCGTTTCACCCTAAACTTATTGACGGTAAGGCTATTCAGCTTCACCCGTTAGTTTGTGCGGCATTTAATGCCGATTTCGATGGGGATCAAATGGCTGTTCACGTGCCGCTTTCATCAGCAGCAATTGCTGAAGCAAAGGTATTGATGCTCGCATCTATGAATATCTTACTTCCAGCATCTGGTAAAGCTATTGCGACACCTTCTCAGGATATGGTACTTGGTATCTATTATATATCATTAGAGAAAACCGGTGTTAAAGGTTCTAATAAACTTTTCGCAAATGTAGATGAGATCAGAATTGCATTAGAGCATAATGCACTTGATTTACATGCAAAAGTAAGAACACGTGTTGATGGACGTATTATTCATACAACTGCGGGACGTTTACTTATTAAAGCAATCCTGCCAGATTTTGTTCCGGCTGAGCTTTGGAACAAAGTTATGAAGAAAAAAGTGATTAATGAAATTGTTGATTACGTGCAAAAACATGGTGGTATCGGTGTTACAGCATCTTTCCTAGACCGTCTCAAAGATTTAGGTTTCAAACATGCGACAGAAGCCGGTGTTTCAATTTCAGCTGATGATATTCGTGTGCCGGATATGAAACCTGCAAAAATTGCTGAGAGTAAAGCAAGAGTTATTGAAATTCAAAAACAATTTGAAGCCGGACTTTTAACTGAGCAAGAAAGATACAATAAAATTATTGATGTTTGGACAGATACAAATAATACACTTGCAGCAGAGATGATGCAGCTTGTTCAGACTGATAAAGACGGATTTAACTCTATTCATATGATGGCTGATTCCGGGGCTCGTGGTTCTGCAGCACAAATTCGCCAGCTTGCAGGTATGCGTGGTCTTATGGCAAAACCTTCTGGTGATATTATTGAAACACCGATTATCTCTAACTTTAAAGAGGGTCTGAACGTAATCGAGTACTTCATTTCAACACACGGTGCGCGTAAAGGTCTTGCCGATACAGCACTTAAAACAGCAAATGCGGGTTATTTGACTCGTAAACTTGTTGATGTTGCACAAAATGTAAAAATTGTTGAGCATGATTGCCATACGCACGAAGGTATTGAAATTTCTGATATTCAGGATCAAAATACATTGATCGAATCATTGGAAGACAGACTCAACGGACGTGTTCTTGCTGATGATGTTATTGACCCGATTTCAAATGAAATTCTTTATGCGGAAGGAACACTTTTAGATGAAGTTTCTGCAAAAGTAATTGCTGAATCAGGTATTAAAACAGCAGTAATCAGAACACCGACTACATGTAAAAGCCAAGAGGGTGTATGTGCCTTATGTTATGGTGTGAACCTTGCAACCGGTCATATTGTTCGTCCTGGTGAAGCAGTCGGAATTGTTGCGGCTCAGTCAATCGGTGAGCCTGGTACACAGCTAACTCTTAGAACATTCCACGTCGGTGGAACGGCATCATCTACTGCACAAGAGCGTCAGGTAATTGCAGAAAAAGAAGGTTTTATCCGTTATTATAATTTGAAAACTTATAAAAACAAAGAAGGTAAAAACATTGTTGCAAACCGTCGTAATGCGGGTGTATTATTAGTTGAGCCGAAGATAAAAGCACCGTTTGCCGGAACTATTGAGATTCAAACGATTCATGATGAAGTGATTATAAGCGTGAAATCTGATGAAGAAACAGTACGCTATTCATTACGTAAAATGGAAATAGCAAAACCGAATGAGCTTGCAGGTGTAAGCGGACAGATTGAAGGAAAATACTACTTCCCGCATAAAAACGGTGAGCATGTAGAATCATTAGATTCTATTGTTGAAACAATCAAAGACGGATGGAACGTACCGAGTCGTATTCCATATGCATCAGAACTATTAGTTGATGACGGTGCACCGGTTACGAAAAAAATTCTTGCAAAAGAAGAAGGTACTGTGAAGTACTTCTTGCTCAAAGGTGATTACCTAGAGAGATTTGAAGGATTAAAATCAGGGTATGAAGTTGTAGAAAAAGGCCTTTTTGCAGCTGTAATTGATGCAAACAATCGTGAGGGTGTTCGTCACTATATCGCGCGTGGTTCAGTTATTGTTACAGATGATAATGAAAGCGTTGACAGAGATATAGTTATTGCAAAACCTTCATCAGATGAATCAGTTGTAATAGCTGAATGGGATCCATATTCTAATCCAATTATCTCTGAGGCAAACGGTGTTGTAAAATATGAAGACATTATTGTCGGTACAACTGCAAGTGAACAGCTTGATGAGTTGACAGGTAAAACACGTCTTATGATTAATGACCACATATCTTCAGAGTATAAGCCTGCAATCGTACTTGCAACAGAAGACGGTGAGCTTTTACGCTATGCGGTTGAGCCGAAATCATCTGTATTTGTTGCAGACGGTGCTGAAGTAAAAATTGCTGACATCTTGGCAAAAACACCAAAAGCATTACAGAAATCATCAGATATTACAGGGGGTCTTCCACGTGTATCTGAGCTTTTTGAAGGTCGTCGTCCTAAAGCTACTGCACTGATTTCTGAGATTGACGGTGTAGTGAGTTTCGGTAAGCCTTTACGCGGTAAAGTAAGAATTATTGTAAGTAACGCAGATAATGGTATAGTAAAAGAGTACTTTGTAGATAAATCACATGAGCCTGTTGTAAATCCTGGCGATTTTGTTCACGCAGGGGAGAGACTCACGACCGGTATCTTATCTTCACATGAGCTTTTACGTATTATGGGTGTCAAAGCACTTTATAATTATCTTGTTTCTGAAGTACAGCAAGTATATCGCTCTCAAGGGGTTAATATTGCCGATAAACATATTGAGGTAATCTTTACACAGATGTTACGTCAAGTAAAAATTGTAAAATCCGGTGATACTAAGTTTATTGAAGGTGATTTGGTTTCTAAAGTAAAATTTGCGCAAGAAAATGAAAAAATCATTCGTCTTGGCGGTCGTCCTGCAATTGCTGAACCATTCTTGGTCGGTATTACATGTGCGGCAGTTTCAGCTGACTCTATTATCTCAGCTGCATCATTCCAAGATACGACAAAAGTATTAACAGAAGCTGCAGTTTCAGCAAAAGTTGATAATCTTGAAAACTTAAAAGAAAATGTTATTATCGGTCGTACTATTCCTGTTGGAACTGGTATCTATAAAGATCAAGAACTAGAATTTGTAAGTGAAGAAGAGTAA
- the rpsL gene encoding 30S ribosomal protein S12: MPTINQLIRKERKRVIKKSKSPALDSCPQRRGVCTRVYTTTPKKPNSALRKVAKVRLTSGFEVISYIGGEGHNLQEHSIVLVRGGRIKDLPGVKYHIVRGALDTAGVANRTVARSKYGTKKPKK, encoded by the coding sequence ATGCCTACAATCAATCAATTGATTCGTAAAGAGCGTAAACGTGTGATTAAAAAATCAAAATCACCGGCTCTTGACTCATGTCCACAGCGTCGTGGTGTATGTACACGTGTTTACACAACTACACCTAAAAAACCTAACTCGGCTTTAAGAAAAGTTGCTAAAGTTAGATTAACTTCAGGTTTTGAAGTTATTTCATATATCGGTGGTGAAGGTCACAACCTTCAAGAACACTCAATCGTACTTGTACGTGGCGGTCGTATTAAAGATTTACCTGGTGTGAAGTATCACATTGTTCGTGGTGCACTTGATACTGCTGGTGTTGCAAACAGAACTGTTGCAAGATCAAAATACGGAACAAAGAAACCTAAAAAATAG
- the rpsG gene encoding 30S ribosomal protein S7 codes for MRRRKAPVREIMPDPVYGSKILTKFINKIMLDGKKSTAEKIIYSAMDIIGSRGEKSGIDTFNEAIENIKPIIEVKSRRVGGATYQVPVEVRPVRQQSLAIRWLVDAARKRNERTMAERLANEFMDAASDKGSAFKKKEDTYKMAEANKAFAHYRW; via the coding sequence ATGAGAAGAAGAAAAGCTCCCGTTCGTGAAATTATGCCAGACCCAGTTTATGGAAGCAAAATTTTAACGAAATTTATAAACAAAATCATGTTAGATGGTAAGAAATCTACAGCTGAAAAAATCATCTACAGTGCAATGGATATCATTGGTTCTCGTGGAGAAAAATCAGGAATAGATACATTTAATGAAGCTATTGAGAATATCAAACCTATAATAGAGGTTAAAAGTCGCCGTGTTGGTGGTGCTACTTATCAAGTTCCAGTAGAAGTACGCCCTGTGCGTCAACAATCTCTTGCTATTAGATGGTTGGTTGATGCAGCTCGTAAACGTAATGAAAGAACTATGGCTGAGAGATTGGCAAATGAATTTATGGATGCTGCATCAGATAAAGGTTCAGCATTTAAGAAAAAAGAAGATACTTATAAAATGGCAGAAGCTAATAAAGCATTTGCTCATTATAGATGGTAA